A portion of the Pedobacter cryoconitis genome contains these proteins:
- a CDS encoding DUF1269 domain-containing protein → MEKIIQALFNTDSEAFNAMQAIRQLAHSQEISLGESYILSKDKDGNTAIRSAKDEAEGYSAIGGGIIGGLIGLLAGPLGFLVGIGAGMVAGSVGDTVRAEGVSDYLDKVSANIPNGKSLLIAHVWEDWETPVNTVLEPLTQDITRTSVDDEAFIPAPAKLVALRENQLSRWVDNHHEHNADRGTLEAHSQEKQGRMESRIKEQKERLEQLKKDR, encoded by the coding sequence ATGGAAAAAATAATACAGGCCTTGTTCAATACCGATTCAGAGGCATTTAATGCCATGCAGGCTATACGTCAATTAGCTCATTCACAAGAAATTTCCTTAGGGGAATCTTATATTCTAAGTAAGGATAAGGATGGAAATACAGCGATTCGCTCTGCTAAAGATGAAGCGGAAGGTTACAGTGCAATAGGAGGAGGGATAATTGGTGGATTAATTGGATTATTGGCCGGACCGCTTGGTTTTCTTGTAGGTATAGGTGCTGGTATGGTTGCCGGTTCTGTTGGCGATACAGTCAGGGCAGAAGGAGTATCAGATTACCTGGATAAAGTTTCTGCAAATATTCCGAACGGTAAGTCTTTATTGATTGCTCATGTTTGGGAAGATTGGGAAACTCCTGTTAATACTGTTCTGGAGCCGTTAACGCAAGATATTACCAGAACAAGTGTAGACGATGAGGCCTTTATTCCAGCACCTGCCAAACTTGTCGCTCTCCGTGAAAATCAGTTGTCACGCTGGGTAGATAATCATCATGAACATAATGCCGACAGAGGTACTTTAGAAGCTCACTCGCAAGAAAAACAGGGCCGGATGGAAAGTCGTATCAAAGAACAAAAAGAAAGGCTTGAGCAGCTTAAAAAGGATAGGTAG